A stretch of the Streptomyces sp. NBC_00078 genome encodes the following:
- a CDS encoding tannase/feruloyl esterase family alpha/beta hydrolase has translation MRPSRGVPFATATLVAAALAWPAPTEASVLGGDHCAHQQRLHVPGAAFQRSACLPDLTTAALAGTPYTDMADQAGLTAKATRTRHGVPGVQIDGYFPDSSHFNATHGWRHDAQFVIRLPDHWNGGLVVTGAPGTRKQYATDTAISDRVLAQGYAYAATDKGNNGADFYRDGTRPGDAVAEWNARTTQLTRAAKRAVAQRYGHTPRRTYMTGISNGGYLTRWQLENHPELYDGGVDWEGALWTADGPSLLTSLPTAVARMRGSAGDEDMYAVGFARGSEFLWPYHDKAYWGVTQKIYRAEFDPAYDPGCPGPSAGSTPDEVLSTCATDASYDYASRPASVHRAVARVSLSGRIGRPLITLHGDLDTLLPKATDSDVYARMVDASGRGSLHRYYTIQGGTHVDGLYDTYPDRLRPILPCYRSAFDALVSWVEQGARPPADQTVARPADGDVVDFCRLADRTDPMR, from the coding sequence ATGCGTCCGTCCCGCGGTGTTCCGTTCGCCACCGCCACCCTGGTGGCAGCAGCCCTTGCCTGGCCCGCTCCCACCGAGGCCTCGGTGCTCGGCGGCGATCACTGCGCCCACCAGCAGCGGCTGCACGTGCCGGGCGCCGCCTTTCAGCGGAGCGCCTGTCTGCCGGACCTGACCACAGCCGCCCTCGCGGGCACGCCGTACACCGACATGGCCGACCAGGCGGGGCTGACGGCCAAGGCCACCCGCACCCGCCACGGGGTTCCGGGGGTGCAGATCGACGGCTATTTCCCGGACTCCTCGCACTTCAACGCCACCCACGGTTGGCGGCACGACGCGCAGTTCGTGATCCGGTTGCCCGACCACTGGAACGGCGGCCTGGTGGTCACCGGCGCACCCGGCACACGCAAGCAGTACGCGACGGACACCGCGATCTCCGACCGGGTGCTCGCCCAGGGTTACGCGTACGCGGCCACCGACAAGGGCAACAACGGCGCCGACTTCTACCGCGACGGAACCCGCCCGGGTGACGCGGTCGCCGAGTGGAACGCACGCACCACGCAACTCACCCGCGCGGCGAAGCGCGCGGTGGCCCAGCGCTACGGGCACACCCCTCGCCGTACCTACATGACCGGCATCTCCAACGGTGGCTATCTCACCCGCTGGCAGTTGGAGAACCACCCGGAGCTGTACGACGGTGGCGTGGACTGGGAAGGCGCGCTGTGGACCGCGGACGGGCCGAGCCTGCTCACCTCCCTTCCCACCGCGGTGGCACGGATGCGGGGCTCGGCCGGGGACGAGGACATGTACGCAGTGGGCTTCGCGCGTGGCTCCGAGTTTCTGTGGCCGTATCACGACAAGGCGTACTGGGGAGTCACGCAGAAGATCTACCGCGCCGAGTTCGACCCGGCCTACGACCCCGGCTGTCCCGGCCCGTCAGCCGGAAGCACCCCGGACGAGGTCCTGTCGACCTGTGCCACCGACGCGTCGTACGACTATGCGTCGCGGCCCGCGTCGGTCCACCGGGCGGTGGCCCGTGTGTCGCTCAGCGGGCGCATCGGCAGACCGCTGATCACGCTGCACGGTGATCTGGACACGCTGCTGCCCAAGGCCACCGACTCGGACGTGTACGCGCGCATGGTCGACGCGAGCGGACGAGGTTCGCTGCACCGCTACTACACGATCCAGGGCGGGACACATGTCGACGGGCTGTACGACACGTATCCGGACCGGCTGCGGCCGATCCTGCCCTGCTATCGATCGGCGTTCGACGCGCTGGTCTCCTGGGTGGAGCAGGGTGCCCGACCGCCCGCGGACCAGACCGTCGCACGGCCCGCGGACGGCGATGTGGTCGACTTCTGCAGGCTGGCCGACCGGACCGATCCCATGCGGTAG
- a CDS encoding acyl-CoA desaturase translates to MPEPTTALAEPLAGTLAEPRPGTLADPQPGARDAPPPGSEFAPLLRTVRGQGLLERRQTWYALGMATNALALAGIVTGIVLTGDSWWSLLLAPLLAVFGARTAFIGHDAGHSQITAGKKAGRVIGLIHGNLLLGMSYAWWNDKHNRHHANPNHIDKDPDVVADVLVFTGGQAEERSGFRRWLTRNQAWLFFPLTLLEGVALKVHGFQDLRRQAPRERAVEGLLLVTHVAAYVALLLSSMSPGKALAFAALHQALFGLHLGMAFAPNHKGMEMPDPSGERWGHLHRQVLTSRNVRGGVLTDWFLGGLNYQIEHHLFPSMPRPHLRLAQPLVRAHCRELGIPYAETGLVDSYRQALRHLHEVGEPLRAE, encoded by the coding sequence ATGCCCGAGCCCACCACAGCCCTTGCCGAACCCCTGGCGGGAACCCTCGCAGAACCCCGGCCGGGAACCCTTGCCGACCCCCAGCCGGGAGCGCGCGACGCACCGCCTCCTGGAAGCGAGTTCGCGCCCCTTCTGCGCACGGTCAGGGGCCAGGGACTGCTGGAGCGGCGCCAAACCTGGTACGCGCTCGGCATGGCCACCAACGCACTCGCCCTGGCCGGCATCGTCACGGGCATCGTCCTCACCGGCGACTCCTGGTGGTCGCTGCTGCTGGCCCCGCTGCTGGCCGTCTTCGGCGCCCGCACGGCCTTCATAGGCCACGACGCGGGCCACTCACAGATCACCGCCGGCAAGAAGGCCGGCCGTGTGATCGGCCTGATCCACGGCAACCTGCTCCTGGGCATGAGCTACGCCTGGTGGAACGACAAGCACAACCGCCACCACGCCAACCCCAACCACATCGACAAGGACCCGGACGTCGTCGCCGACGTCCTCGTCTTCACCGGTGGACAGGCCGAGGAGCGGTCGGGTTTCCGGCGCTGGCTGACCCGCAACCAGGCCTGGCTGTTCTTCCCGCTCACCCTCCTGGAAGGCGTCGCCCTGAAGGTCCACGGCTTCCAGGACCTGCGCCGTCAAGCTCCACGGGAGCGCGCCGTGGAGGGCCTGCTCCTCGTGACCCACGTCGCCGCGTACGTGGCGCTCCTGCTCAGCTCGATGTCGCCGGGCAAGGCGCTCGCGTTCGCCGCACTCCACCAGGCGCTGTTCGGTCTGCACCTGGGCATGGCTTTCGCCCCCAACCACAAGGGCATGGAGATGCCCGACCCGAGCGGTGAGCGATGGGGCCATCTGCACCGGCAGGTGCTCACCTCGCGCAACGTCCGCGGCGGCGTCCTCACCGACTGGTTCCTGGGCGGCCTCAACTACCAGATCGAGCACCACCTCTTCCCCAGCATGCCCCGTCCCCATCTCCGGCTCGCCCAGCCCCTGGTGCGCGCGCACTGCAGGGAGTTGGGTATTCCCTATGCGGAGACCGGGCTCGTCGACTCGTATCGGCAGGCCCTGCGGCACCTGCACGAGGTGGGGGAGCCCCTCAGGGCGGAATGA